AGTTCTGTAATTTAACTTCATAATGGAAAGCttctcttaggggttcttttacaaagctgtgctagtgtttttagcttgctgtagaaatcagctggcggtaaatgctgagacgcccataggaatataggggggggggattctatatatggtgcctaaaaaatccgcatggaaaacatttccgcctaagcgtattctataagcggcacctagatttacacatggtatatagaatgcacttagttgaTAATCCTAgcatggaaatatattagaaaatagacatttggtgttacacaagtttcttgggtaacatgataatgataaaacatgatagtaatataacaagcatatattataagacagttttgaatatatgtggaggagtgatatgtgttcacatttgttgatctttgtggtatgccttattaaagagatgagtcttcagtagtttgcggaagttggttagttcgtaagtcgtttttaagttgcgtggcagtgcgttccattactgtgtgctcaggtaggtaaaggttgacgcgtgcattagtttgtattttagacctttgcagtttagGTGGAGAGGACCATATTATATatcaacacatgtaaattttggaatgcccacaaaatgcctatttccccacccataaccacgcccctttttgactgtatgcattagaatttaggcttagtgctttacaaaatacacttagcaagttatgcatgcaaattctaattattgccaattagtgctcattgggggtcttttactaagacatgctagcgtttttagcacgcgctaaaaataggtgcatgctaaatgctagagatgccaatgtattcctatgggcgtctctagcatttaatgtgcgcctgtttttagcgcgcgctaaaacactagtgcaccttagtaaaagacccccattattacttaagtgctgttaacaacactgatagcttgttaagccaattaagttatgtgcgttattacagaatacacttggatttagGTACAGAACACtaggtgctatatagaatcttgggaaTAATGGGCATTTTGGTGTTTACcaccaactgatttctaccacaagcttaAAATGttaccgcagcttagcaaaaggcccCCCTTAGCTTTCCCAGCCTTACATGTCAACATAAGCAATATACACAGGAAGCAAATGTTAATGTATAATCAATGTAAGGATTTTAAAAATAGGTTTAATATGGTCCTGAAGACCATATCCATTCAATGCTCTAGACCCCAGATCTTAGACAAACTTTCAAAATAGATTATTGCAAAGTGCCAGATAAAATATGTTCATAATCCAATCTGGATAAAACCAATGCCCAAATCAATATCTCAACCGCAGATTGATTAAGAAAGGACAGAGTTGTCTGATCAACTGGTAAAATGCTGATCTTATCATCTTCATTATCTGGACTGTTATGCTGAGTTCTTCCCCACTCTTACTCATGACTACAGAGTTGGAAACTGGACAAATTGCATTAAGCAcacttaaggattttttttttaagaatgagTAATTGCGCCATCTAATATTAAAGGAAATGTAccttttaaaatcaagcattttCAATATATGAAATCCAACCAGTCAATCCTTCCTACTTGACTTAAATAATCAGGAAAGGCAAGGATCCACTACACACGAGACAGAGTGTTAGCCACTCAAAATATTTTAAATCTGCTCTATAATTATTGAAACAAACTTTCAATGCAAGTTTTTTCTTAATGTTGCAGGTTGATCTtttaaatagaaaatagaaaatgatggcagataaggaccctGTGGTTTATCCAGTCTGTCTAACAATGCTATCTAGTCTCCCATCCTCTCCCTTAgtgatcctatgtgcttgtccaatgctttcttgaattcaggtacagtcTTTGTTTCCACCAGCTCCACTGGGAGGCTCTTACACAGGTTCACAACCATTTTCATaatgaagtatttccttagattattcttgagtctatcccctttcaccttcatcctatgccccctcattccacagcATCCTTTCATTTCAAAgtgactcgcctcctgtgcatttataccagggATGCATTTAAATATGTTTATCATATTACCtcactcccacctttcttccaaaatatacatattgagatctttaagtctttcCATATAtactttcccccggattctatatagtgcaacttcagttgcatgcacaaatccagttgtattctggctTTGCATACACAACTCAGTTTTTAAGCCAATCAGaaccgataattgccaattaacaagcaattatttttttttgtttcatttgtaccccgcgctttcccactcatggcaggctcaatgcggcttacatgggacaatggagggttaagtgacttgcccagagtcacaaggagctgcctgtgcctgaagtgggaatcaaactcagttcctcagttccccaagaccaaagtccaccaccctaaccactaggccacccgtccattagaatttaggtgcacaactatctgtttactaagccgcactgtaggtgcgctaactgtttagtgcacactaaaaattagcgcgagctgatagagacacccattatattcctatgggtgtctctatcattagcgcaaactaatttttagtgagcgctaaaaagcctacagtgcagcttagtaaacaggaccataagcatattctgtaatgacttGTGCataattctaagtcacatagctaAAAAGGGGGCTGGCCATGGGCAGATCACgggcatttttaaaatctatgcatgctgttatagaatacacctggcccatgcctaatttaggcatcaacatTTACACCACATAATAAGTTGGCCTCACTGCACTCAATTATATTTAATCATGTGGACAGGGGTCGGTGTATTCTAttaaccatgtggaaatttaggcatagtctataaaatacacctaagtATAGTAAGTATAATGGTtggtgcctaggtgtattctataaagtataggcatactttatagaatacacctaggcaccaATCATTATCAAGTTCTAACAATCCATCAGCCAATGATTTAGCCACTTACTTTTACATAAGATTAATACATTACAAAATTCCATGATCTCACATGCTATATTATAACTGACTCCTTGTGACTCACAACCACCTAATGACCATACCCATAGTAGTTCCTTAATATTATTTAATATTCCCTCACTTAATACCTTGAATAAGGCACTAACTTCATTTAAAGCAATCCCTTCCTACTTCATTAAGAAGTTCAACTTAAATCAGGTAAGTTCTACCTAGCTGATGAACCACTAGCATTTATCCTAGAGCTAAGGATATTAAAATGAGTCAATCATTAGTCTCTAATTATTTTCCAATTGCCCAACTCCTTCCATTTCAAAATTCACTGAACATTTTGCATTGCAACAAATCGCTGACTTTGTTGATAAATCTCTGATGAATCCAGTTTGATGAAGATTGCTAAGCAATTTGGCAttgtccttatcagcttctacaacTTCCTCCTCTTTATCATTGAGCCTCACAGGGATAAATTTGCATTTCCTCCTGTcactaacatatttaaaaaatgtcttgtctttcatcttactgtattggctatttttatttccatttaccttttttgtgtgtgctgttctgactaccagcttctcttaactttttcaggtattgtTCCCTTTCATCTTTCTGTGATCTTTTGCAGTTTAAGAAGGGTAacctcttttctttcccttttcaaCGACTACATTTGAGATACAAAGTGGCTttgtttttctcttacttttattcaCTGTTCTAAGAAAAGGTTTGTTGTTCTTAAATGATCTCTTTTCAGTTTTACTCACTGTTTTTCTACTTTCCTCAGATGTCCCATCCTGCCAACAGCTCCTTGAGGTATTTCCCCATACTGATAAAGATAGTTTTTCTGAAGTCAAAAACCTTCACTTCTGAATAAATCCTCTCCAcgtgtgtcttaatattgaacatGCAGTAATTACTGAATACGAGATGGTCACCCACTATAATTTCAGAAACATcgtccccattagtaagcactaagtcagAATCCTTTATAGAAGggatggatccaaagaagcttagtggagattaggaagcaacaccagtaattgggaagcaaagccagtactgagcAAACTTCTATGGCCTAtgctctgattgtggctggacagattcaacttctgatgccaggtcaatggcaggcgtaAGTTGGTGAACCTAGGTGCACCATATGTGGTGCAgagtttatagtattctataaactatgggcCTGATATCAAGACCATGGGAGGCATCCCACTATATGCCGCAGTTGGCGATGACTCCTGCATATTCAATGTTAGGCCATTTACAGtgactgccattgaatatccatttaaaaatatttttttattggctAGCTCAAATTTAAcctgctaagtgaatattcagcactggctagtTAATTTtatagcagtcaaagataggactgctatttaggcagttCGATTTGGCCACTAAATTAAGCCGGTCAGCGTTTGAATATTCGTAGGTGGGTGGCTACATCATATGATATAACTGGTTAGttgctatgggctagattctcagaaatcaaagtgtattctataaagtatgctttaatatAGGTGTACGTTATAGAATATACTGAGTGTtgctccatgtgactaaatttagttgcggtcaattacgccaactaaaacctggtgtaaatcctgacacctaaattaggcatggagcaggtgtattctataacaatgcacttagattttagaaattcccatgaatcacccattccactcccataaccacgcccacttttcaaatacgcgacttagaatttacgtttaccacgttacagaatacatttagcaagtagtgcatgtaaattctaatgaatgcaaattagtgctgataaataCTTGTTATCAGCActggttggcttgttaactaattaagttatacaaattgttatagaatatgcttcgatttccacacggaaatcaaGACGTGATATATAGAAACCCAGGGTatgtgctaagtgctaatattcagtgcttggctggctaagtgctatttaaccagacaggaaccATACCTGGCCtcttaaatagcgctgaatattgtgataagtatgaggctgtcctatcctggttcggcccctagagggcgctgttcccctaaaatgtccagggagaagggctgggtgagtcactaaagggagccagtaaggggatgtatagcaggaggtcgctaggaccgaggagagtcctggaggaggaaacaggtgcagcaggttatgggctgggtcctgtttagccgttaaccacttaataccccaccttcgtgggagggagagggaagagagctaGCAGCTGAAGCAGAGAGCTGGGAGCTGATGCAGAAAGATCCCCATGGAAAGTACTGGTGGAGCCctatggactggtggtgaactgtgtgtatAAAGAAAGGaaactggctggggtaagaaggcccttgaGCTttaagtataagaactgtgtgtccaagtacagagagaggcaggctgcaaagcctggggttggaagtccccaaagtattgctgtactgagagaagcaggctgcaaagcctggggatagaagtccccaaagtattgtggAGCTAAAGGAAGTGTGCCCTAGGGGCTGAAATGAAGTTTTGTATGAGTAATattctgttggtgagacctgactgtgtttgccttttgagaagcaggtcaccccgaGCCGAAAGGGGTatgagactaatttgcatataatctgcatactaaaatccagctcaccctgagtgaaagagggacctgggatctagAGGTTGGAGCCTCTCCTCACAAGAGGAGGTGGAGATGTCACAATATTGGTCAGTTTGTGAATAACTTGGAGACGTACCCATGTACCACCTATGAGTATGTCTCCCACCTTGCATTTAACTGCTACAGTACTGCTACCTTATGGAATAGTGCCTAGTGTACATAGGTACATAACTGTCAATTTGATGGTGCTTTTGAAATGGGTAAATGGCACCTAgctgccactttatagaattgccactatAGATtgtcaaaaaattaaaataagctaGATAAGAAATGTTCCTAGGGTGGGCTTTTAATGAAGTAGATCAGCGTGAATTTTCAGCTCTAACTTGCTCAATTTGACCGtacagtaatttatttatttatttatttattttttaatttgttgcatttgtatcccacattttcccacctatttgcaggctcaatgtggcttacatagtgccataGCGGCGGTCGCCggttctggtctgaacaaatacgtgGTGTGCTCAAGTACAAGTTGTGATTGTGGTAGGGTATAGTTCACATTCGGTAAATGCATTGGGAAACATTAAGTGTGAAGAGGGAGATACAGGTGAGTCCATTAAAGTCTTGGTGTTGTTGTGTAGCAGGCTTTTTTgttcttatgttgggttggtggggtatgccttttggaacaggttcatttttagttttttctggaACTTTAGATAgtcatatgttgtttttactgtttttggtagagcgttccatagttgtgcgcttaaataggagaagctggttgtaaatgttgttttgtatttgagtcctttgttgtttgggtagtggaggttaagATATATTtgagctgatcttgttgtgtttctggttgggaggtctatgaggtctttcatgtatcctggggcttcaccatagatgattttatgggccatgcagcagattttaaaagcaatacgttctttgattgggagccagtgaagtttttctcggaggggtttggcactttcaaaacgcGATTTTCCAattataagcctggctgctgtgttttgagtggtctggagtttctttatgatttgttctttacagcccacaaagattccgttgcagtagcctgcatggctcagtaccattgtttgtatcaagttttgaaatatttccctcgggaagaatggtttcacatgcttgagtttccacattgagtggaacattttctttatggtggaattAGCTTGATTCACTAATGAGAATTTCCGGTCGATTattactccgaggattttcagattGTCTGCAATAGGAAGGGTGTGGCCTGGGATGTtaatatttgtgggtttgtatgtgttatattgtgatgagattgttagacattgtgtttttctgtgttgagtttagtTGGAATGTGCTTGCCTATgggtccatgatgttcaaactgagcttgattttattggAGATTTCTGTCGTGTTTCTAGGGGATATAtatagtatttctatagcgctatacatagtgatgtcgtctgcatatataaatgggttgaggccttggttggctaaGGATTTGGCTAGCGGGGTCATCATGAgattgaaaaggattggtgatagtggggatccttgcggtactctgcAGACTGGTtgccaaggtgatgatatgtttgtactATCTttcacttggtaggttcttgtggttaggaagcctttgatccatttgagtatgttTCCGCTGATTCCAAAGTAGTCAAGGAGTCTTAATAGTATGTtgtgattgaccatgtcgaatgcactggacatgtcaaattgtagtagaagtatgcttttacctattgctatttcctgcttgcaTTTAGTTAAGAGgataagtagtactgtttcggtgctgtgtaagggacggaatcctgattgtgattcatgtagtattgtgagtttgtctaaGTAGTCATTAATttgtttggttaccaagccttccattagtttgactaccaatgggatggatgctactggatgataattggtgatgtcatttgattttttttcttggtgtcttttggtattggggtgagtaggatgtttccattttctttagggaaggttccttgttgaagcatgaaatttaaatgggatgtgaggtctgtaatGAAATGCTGGGTGGGAGATTTTAGTAGGTTgctgggacaggtatccagttgacagtggctgttggagtatcTCCTGATCGCTTGGGTGACTATGTCGGTTATAGTCACACAAATGGTTACTCTAGATCAAGCCTGGGAAGAATTGCTCAGCTAGGATGATTTGGGATCCCATATCacatctgtaaataaataaatacattttctgcaGCAAATCTAGTCAGATATAGTAGATGCAACTTAAAAATATCATTAAGATATTTAACAAAACATGTACTGTATGTATTTTTGTTGCACACTTTCACAGCTATAATTTTTTGGTCTTGTATTTTTGTAGAGATATTGAAGTAAAACTTGCACATTATATAGAGAACTCCTGCCTTTTTGAGAGCTCTTTGACTTCAGTTTAAGGAAGATGATGCTTGCTACTCTCCTACATAAAGCATTCCAGGAAATTCTTCCGTTATGTAATATGATAAAAATCTGTATAATGACTTGTACTTAATTTAACATCTAAAGTTATCATTAATTTCAAAGTTCATTGTTACTTCAGGAAGATAAGATACATTATAAAAATGAAAGTGACAAATCATAGTACAGTGACTGAATTTGCTCTTGTTGGACTCACCAATGATCCACAAATGAAAATAATACTCTTTATACTGTTTTTACTAATTTATATCATCACTCTACTGggcagtggggtcatcattacaGTGACCAAGCTCAGTACTCGTCTTCACACCCCCATGTACTTTTTCCTCAGTCATTTGTCCTTTGTAGACCTCTGCTACTCATCCACCATCACTCCCAAGATGTTGACCGGCTTCCTATCAAAAAACAATACAATTTCCTTTCTTGGATGTGCAATACAGTTGTGTTTCTATTGTGGCTTTGGAAGCACAGAGTGTATTCTACTAGCAGTGATGGCATATGATCGTTATGTGGCCATCTGTAATCCACTGCTTTATACAGTCATTATGACTAAAAAGGTCTGTATTCAGTTGGTAACATTTGTATACGGAGGAGGATTTCTGCATTCCTTAATACAGACCATCTGCACCTTTCAGTTATCATTCTGTGGATCTAATGTGATAAATCATTTTGCTTGTGATTTTCCACCTCTGTTAATTCTCTCCTGCACTGACACATTCATTAATGAATTGATGCTTTTTGTCCTTGCTGGATTCCTTACCATTAGCTCTGTTCTGGTGATTTTAATCTCATACACATACATTCTTTCTTCCATACTGAAAATCCGATCTGCAGAAGGTAGACACAAAGCTTTTTCCACATGTGCCTCCCACTTGACTTGTGTGACATTATACTTTGGCACAATTTTCTTTATGTATCTTAGACCTAGATCAAGTTATTCACAGGAACAGGATAAAGTGATTACTGTGTTTTACACTGTTGTGATTTCCATGCTAAACCCTCTGATCTACAGTCTGAGAAACCAGGATGTCAAACAAGCATTGAGGAAAATTATACCTTCCCTATTGAGGAAATTGTGGTCACACTTTTGACTTCATTTTTTATCTTGTGATtgcatttatttgttttgttctGGAACATTAAGAGATGTTTACAACCTGCACATTGTAATTAAAATGAATAACAAACTGTATAGCCTGTAGCTCAACCACACTATACGCAGTAGAAACAATTATTCACTTAGCAGATTATCACTGGAAATATTAGATGAACTATTATCTATTGTTTATTTATTCAGTGGGATTTATTAAATGCTTttgtgaagagattcatccaaggtacaatttaacataaaacttacaattctgttaacagcataacagtaatAAAAGgatcaaatataagcataaatgcaATCAATGAGGCCAACTTGGAAATAGCAAATGGAAGCCTagaaataggactaacatgaaacagtatcagaaatatacacatgtaaCAGCACTGTTGAACAATTgtttaacagaaatatgataaatatcaGGACAAGACAAATGACATCATAATACcacatatccagaagacaacGATAATGACCTTGGCTATCTTTCCAACCAAAATTCCATTTGCTTATCCTGTACCCATCCCTCTCCTGCCTCTTCCACCCTTGCCTTCACCTCTTCTACTCCTTTACCCCTCTCCTTCTTTACCTACCTATCACTTTTGTTATTCtgttatatttaacttttattttctcatcaatatcctgtaatccctattactatgtaacccacattgagcctgctttgagtgggaaagcgctgggtacaaatgtaatgtaataataataataaatggaatGGATGAACATTGAaaaaacatagatatgatgcaatgtcagcataatatttatttatgtattgggattattactagtaaaataaataaataataataaaacatctaATAGGCACACACGAtaaacattcaaataatatagaCATGATGCTAATGCTATTCTTAGAATACAATGAAATATCTTATTGTGTAGCTGATGGGCCAAGTGCagttaatatatatatagatggagGCAACATGGGTAGTacagtcaattgggataaatagatgggtggctaattGAGGACAAATTATATGTTcagttgaataagatatgagaaactgatctaagttacagggtgtacAGCAAGATAGTCCAAATGCAGAGAGTGGATAGTCAGTCATCACATCTTTCACCTCCTTCCTGAAGAAGAGGTCATTTTGAGTTAGATGTAGCTCttctgggagtaagttccagagtgtgTGGGTAATCCTGAGAAGGCTCCCTGGCAGATATCACATCAAACAAACGTTTTTGATTAGGGTACATATAGCAATGCTACTTGAGAGGACATTGGAGCTCTCAGATGTGTAAAGGGATAACTTGGTCAGAATCTATAGAGTAGGGTTACCAGATAGCTTCAGGTAATGGGGATTAGATTGAACTGTACAGTTTTTACTTCCATTGGTTCAATCTGTCCTCCATGACCTGGAGATATCTGGTAACCCTACTCTACAGGCACCACTCTATCTGATCTAACAACCCACTTTCCTgaatcccttccctcctcccattcCAGGAGTTATACTCAAGACAATCTGTTCACaagattatttttttatatgaaaATGATTCATGGTCATAGCatacattaaggactagattctatatatggcgcctaaaaaaatcggtgtaaaatgcctattttataagccgcacttaaaattaggcatggtttatggaatagcacttatGTGCAGGAGTAACATGTAAATTTAGTtgtcaccatttgc
This genomic interval from Microcaecilia unicolor chromosome 1, aMicUni1.1, whole genome shotgun sequence contains the following:
- the LOC115461063 gene encoding olfactory receptor 1019-like; translated protein: MKVTNHSTVTEFALVGLTNDPQMKIILFILFLLIYIITLLGSGVIITVTKLSTRLHTPMYFFLSHLSFVDLCYSSTITPKMLTGFLSKNNTISFLGCAIQLCFYCGFGSTECILLAVMAYDRYVAICNPLLYTVIMTKKVCIQLVTFVYGGGFLHSLIQTICTFQLSFCGSNVINHFACDFPPLLILSCTDTFINELMLFVLAGFLTISSVLVILISYTYILSSILKIRSAEGRHKAFSTCASHLTCVTLYFGTIFFMYLRPRSSYSQEQDKVITVFYTVVISMLNPLIYSLRNQDVKQALRKLQKQQCIGVSQDIGYGEAPDTQQFLCP